In Methanocaldococcus sp. FS406-22, the genomic stretch TGGGGCAAAGGTTAATGTCGGTAGAATGTTTAGACCAGAAGATAGTAAGATGGAAATCTTTGCTAAGAAAGGATTGAGAAGTGGAACAGGATTTTCAGTTCCATCAACATATAAAACAGGTTATCAATACTGTGAGATGGGATACACAACCGTTGTTGAGGCAGCAATGCCTCCATTAATTGCAAGGCACACACACGAAGAGTTTATGGAAACTCCACAAATAGATAAAGCTGCAATGCCATTATTTGGAAACAACTGGATGGTCATGGAGTATTTAAAAGAAGGAGATATTAAGGCATGTGCCGCTTATGTTGCTTGGTTGTTAAAGGCAACAAGAGGATTTGCTATAAAGATAGTCAACCCAGGAGGAACAGAGGCATGGGGTTGGGGTAAAAATGTCCATAGCTTAGACGACCCAGTCCCATACTTTGATATAACACCAAGAGAGATTGTTAGAGGATTGGCAGAGGTTAATGAATTGCTTGGTTTACCTCACTCAATCCACGTCCATCCAAACAACTTAGGGCATCCAGGAAACTGGGAAACAACCTTAGAGACAATGAAGTGTGTTGAAGGAGTTGAGGCAAAACCAAGAGTTGGAGAGAGAGAAACCTCTTACTACAACACACATGCCCAATTCCACTCCTATGGAGGAACTTCATGGAAGGACTTTGAGAGTAAAGCAATAGAGATTGCTGAGTATGTAAACAAATCAAAGCATGTAGTTATTGATGTTGGGCAAGTTACATTAGATGAAACAACAACAATGACAGCAGATGGGCCAATGGAATATGACTTACACATGACTAATGGGTTAAAGTGGGCAAACTGTGATGTTGAGCTTGAAACAGGTTCTGGAGTTGTTCCATTCATTTACAGTCCAAAAGGGCCGGTTTATTCAGTGCAGTGGGCAATTGGTTTAGAACTCTTCCTCCACACAGATGTTGATAAAGTAATGCTAACAACCGACCATCCAAACGCTGGACCTTTCACAAGATATCCAAGAGTTATTGCATGGTTGATGAGTAAGAAGTATAGGGATGAGTGGCTATACAACAAAGTCCATAAGTGGGCTCAGCAGAGAAGCCATGTAGCAGATAGTGATAAAGAGTATGACTTATATGAAATAGCAAAAGTAACAAGGGCAAATCAAGCTAAGGTTTTAGGATTGAGTGAGACAAAAGGACACTTGGGAGTTGGAGCAGAGGCAGATATAGCCATTTATGCAATAGACCCAGAAGAGAAAGATGGTAAGAAGATTGAGAAGGCATTTAGATATGCTAAGTATGTATTAAAGAGAGGGGAGATTGTTGTTAAAGATGGAAACATTGTTAAGGAAGTCTTTGGAGACACAATCTATGTTGATGTCCAAGTTGGAGAAGATTTAATGAATGAAGTTATGAAAGATATTGAGGAGAAGTTTAGAAGATACTACTCAGTTAACTTAGACAACTATCCTGTCTCAGATGAGTATGCAAACAGCTGGAGAGTTATAAAGATAGATGCAACTGATATTAACTAAATATCTTTTTACTTAATTTAATTTTTTAACATGTGATTTTGATGATAACCACAACTACTGACAACTTAGAGGGTTTTAAAATCGTCAAGTATTTGGGCGTTGTAATTGGTTATGGAGACGACCCAGACGATGCCTTAGAAGATTTAATGGATGTAGCTAAAGAGATGGGGGCTAATGCAGTTATTGGAATAAGAATTTCTAATGAATTAACAACTGAAATTACCTGTGATGAAAACTATGTAGTCCCAGAACTAACCTATTATGCTTATGGAACGGCTGTTATAGTTGAAAAGATTGATAAAGAATGATGGTGATGGTATGAAGGAGTTGATATTAACATTGCAAAAGGATATTATTGTTCCAGTTGAGATGGATAAAGTATTACCAGAAGTTATTGAAAAGATGAGCTTAGAGGAAATAAAAAATATTGAGTTAGTTCAAGGAAGAAAGAGAGTTAAAGTTGCTGACATTTTTGATGTTGAGCTAAATAATATTGAAGGAGACCCAAGAGTTATCATTAAAAACTCAAACCAAAAATTAAAATACATTGGTTCAAAGATGACAAAAGGGGAGATTGTTGTTGAAGGAGATGCTGGAATGTATGTTGGGGCAGAGATGAAGGGAGGAAAAATAGTTGTTAATGGAAATGCTGACAGCTGGGCTGGGCAAAATATGAAAGGAGGAGAGTTGTTAATTAAAGGAAATGCAAGGGACTATGTTGGTTCTGCCTACAGAGGAGACTGGAGAGGTATGAGTGGAGGAACAATTATTGTTGAAGGAAACGCTGGAAATGAGATTGGAGAGTTTATGAGTAAAGGGCTAATTCATATAAAAGGAAATGCTGGAATGTTAGCTGGAATTCACCAAAATGGAGGAATCATTATTATTGATGGAGATGTTGATGTGAGAGTTGGTGGGGAGATGAAGGCAGGAGCCATAGTTGTCTATGGAAAGGTTGAGGAGGTTTTACCTTCATTTAAATATGAGGGGATTGTTGAAAACCCAGTTATAAAGTTGAGTAAAAAAGATGCTGGAACTCCAATAACTGGAACATTCTACAAGTTTAGTGGAGATTACGTCTATAACAAACCAAAAGGACAGTTGTATATAGCAGTTGATAGCAACCCAGATTTAATTTAAGTTCTTAAAACTTTTTTTCTTTTTTTTATTAGGAACTAATTTATAAAAACTAAAATTTAAAAAAGGAAGATTAATTTAAACTCTATTTTATAATTCTTCACCTAATGCAGCTTTAACTAACCCATCAAATAATGGATGAGGTTTATTTGGCCGTGATTTAAACTCTGGATGTGCTTGGGTAGCTATAAAGTATCTATTTTTATCTATCTCTATAAACTCTGCCAATCTTCCATCTGGAGACTTTCCAGAAATTGTTAGGCCATGATTTTCTAATATCTCATGATATTCTGGATTAACCTCATAT encodes the following:
- the fwdA gene encoding tungsten-dependent formylmethanofuran dehydrogenase subunit FwdA codes for the protein MEYIIKNGIVYDPLNGINGEKMDICVKDGKIVESVSDNAKVIDASNCVVMPGGVDSHSHVAGAKVNVGRMFRPEDSKMEIFAKKGLRSGTGFSVPSTYKTGYQYCEMGYTTVVEAAMPPLIARHTHEEFMETPQIDKAAMPLFGNNWMVMEYLKEGDIKACAAYVAWLLKATRGFAIKIVNPGGTEAWGWGKNVHSLDDPVPYFDITPREIVRGLAEVNELLGLPHSIHVHPNNLGHPGNWETTLETMKCVEGVEAKPRVGERETSYYNTHAQFHSYGGTSWKDFESKAIEIAEYVNKSKHVVIDVGQVTLDETTTMTADGPMEYDLHMTNGLKWANCDVELETGSGVVPFIYSPKGPVYSVQWAIGLELFLHTDVDKVMLTTDHPNAGPFTRYPRVIAWLMSKKYRDEWLYNKVHKWAQQRSHVADSDKEYDLYEIAKVTRANQAKVLGLSETKGHLGVGAEADIAIYAIDPEEKDGKKIEKAFRYAKYVLKRGEIVVKDGNIVKEVFGDTIYVDVQVGEDLMNEVMKDIEEKFRRYYSVNLDNYPVSDEYANSWRVIKIDATDIN
- a CDS encoding YbjQ family protein, which codes for MITTTTDNLEGFKIVKYLGVVIGYGDDPDDALEDLMDVAKEMGANAVIGIRISNELTTEITCDENYVVPELTYYAYGTAVIVEKIDKE
- the fwdC gene encoding tungsten-dependent formylmethanofuran dehydrogenase subunit FwdC, producing MKELILTLQKDIIVPVEMDKVLPEVIEKMSLEEIKNIELVQGRKRVKVADIFDVELNNIEGDPRVIIKNSNQKLKYIGSKMTKGEIVVEGDAGMYVGAEMKGGKIVVNGNADSWAGQNMKGGELLIKGNARDYVGSAYRGDWRGMSGGTIIVEGNAGNEIGEFMSKGLIHIKGNAGMLAGIHQNGGIIIIDGDVDVRVGGEMKAGAIVVYGKVEEVLPSFKYEGIVENPVIKLSKKDAGTPITGTFYKFSGDYVYNKPKGQLYIAVDSNPDLI